A genomic window from Micromonospora ferruginea includes:
- a CDS encoding DUF4190 domain-containing protein, with the protein MSYPPPPGGWHDPSAAGPQSSPPADPYAPVDPYAGMKSADLYAAAGHPPAAYPPPAGYPGYGYPSAPKQNGLAIAAMVVSIVGALGLCGYGLGGYIGVVGAILGHVSRKQIRERGEGGEGFATAGIIVGWISTVLAVLATIAIVIFIVWAANQDSSGYDSTGY; encoded by the coding sequence ATGAGCTATCCCCCACCCCCCGGTGGTTGGCACGACCCCTCGGCGGCCGGGCCCCAGTCGAGCCCGCCGGCCGATCCGTACGCGCCCGTCGACCCGTACGCCGGCATGAAGTCCGCCGACCTGTACGCGGCGGCCGGTCATCCGCCGGCCGCGTACCCGCCCCCGGCGGGCTATCCCGGATACGGGTATCCCTCCGCACCGAAGCAGAACGGCCTGGCCATCGCCGCGATGGTCGTGTCGATCGTCGGCGCGCTCGGCCTCTGCGGTTACGGCCTCGGCGGCTACATCGGCGTGGTCGGCGCGATCCTCGGCCACGTGTCCCGCAAACAGATCAGGGAGCGCGGCGAGGGCGGCGAGGGCTTCGCCACCGCGGGCATCATCGTCGGCTGGATCTCCACCGTGCTGGCCGTGCTGGCCACCATCGCGATTGTGATCTTCATCGTCTGGGCGGCCAACCAGGACTCGTCCGGCTACGACAGCACGGGCTACTGA
- a CDS encoding HpcH/HpaI aldolase/citrate lyase family protein, protein MTAVGRPRRSCLAVPGSSVKMLGKAQGLPADQVFLDLEDAVAPLAKPDARKNIVAALNEGDWAGKTRVVRVNDLTTPWTYRDVIEVVEGAGANLDCIMLPKAQNAEQVHWLDLLLTQIERTLGLEVGRIGIEAQIENAAGLVNVDAIAAASPRVETIIFGPADFMASINMKSLVVGALIPDYPGDPYHYILMRILMAARMHDKQAIDGPFLQIRDTDAFREVAKRSAALGFDGKWVLHPGQIDAANEVYSPAQADYDHAELILDAYDWYTSEAGGKLGAVMLGDEMIDEASRKMALVIAAKGRAAGMTRTSSFTPPSE, encoded by the coding sequence ATGACCGCTGTCGGTCGCCCCCGCCGGTCCTGCCTCGCGGTACCCGGCTCCAGCGTCAAGATGCTCGGCAAGGCCCAGGGCCTCCCCGCCGACCAGGTCTTCCTGGACCTGGAGGACGCGGTCGCGCCGCTGGCCAAGCCGGACGCGCGCAAGAACATCGTGGCCGCGTTGAACGAGGGCGACTGGGCCGGCAAGACCCGGGTGGTGCGGGTGAACGACCTGACCACGCCGTGGACCTACCGGGACGTCATCGAGGTGGTCGAGGGCGCCGGGGCGAACCTGGACTGCATCATGCTGCCGAAGGCGCAGAACGCCGAGCAGGTGCACTGGCTGGACCTGCTGCTCACCCAGATCGAGCGGACGCTGGGGCTGGAGGTCGGGCGGATCGGCATCGAGGCGCAGATCGAGAACGCGGCCGGGCTGGTCAACGTGGACGCCATCGCGGCCGCGTCGCCCCGGGTGGAGACGATCATCTTCGGCCCGGCCGACTTCATGGCGTCGATCAACATGAAGTCGCTGGTGGTCGGCGCGCTGATCCCGGACTACCCGGGCGATCCCTACCACTACATCCTGATGCGGATCCTGATGGCCGCCCGGATGCACGACAAGCAGGCCATCGACGGCCCCTTCCTGCAGATCCGGGACACCGACGCGTTCCGCGAGGTGGCCAAGCGCTCGGCGGCGCTGGGCTTCGACGGCAAGTGGGTGCTGCACCCCGGCCAGATCGACGCGGCGAACGAGGTCTACTCGCCGGCGCAGGCCGACTACGACCACGCCGAGCTGATCCTGGACGCCTACGACTGGTACACCTCGGAGGCGGGCGGGAAGCTCGGCGCGGTGATGCTCGGCGACGAGATGATCGACGAGGCGTCCCGCAAGATGGCGCTGGTGATCGCGGCCAAGGGCCGCGCCGCCGGGATGACGCGTACCTCCTCGTTCACCCCGCCGTCGGAGTGA
- a CDS encoding APC family permease: MEPDRDDAAEQGTVVTPSAEFPPLGAEERAALGRLGARWHGPRRADDLPVDPTLGRRDHRPRPTRFGRLTPIDLFTVAEPDELVATGPAHLPDDRRGRALTRLRRSLVGPPLASSSVLYERMRKLVALPVLSSDLLSSVAYGPEAMLAVLVLAGGAALGLALPLAALLAVLMVAVGLSYRQTIPAYPHGAGSYIVAGDNLGRTPGLAAAAGLMLDYVLTVSVSVAAGVHAVTSALPGLTRWTVPIGVLVIAVLLAGNLRGVRTAGNIFVLPTYAFVVVLLVVLAVGYAKAAARGFAPVPPPAVPAAEGLGLLLVLRAFSSGAVSMTGIEAVSNAVPAFRPTEWRNARTTLGWMVAMLVTLFAGLVGLIHLDGLVPRADETVLSQLGRVTFPTGPWYAILQATTALILLLAANTAFNDFPRLLFFMARDGHAPRRFLHMGDRLAFSNGLVALALTALVVFVAFGGHTQSLIPLYAVGVFLAFTLSQAGMVVHWRRRRGRGWRRRLAVNAVGATLSGLVLLTAAVAKFTEGAWVVVVAVPLLVLLFRRIHGHYATVHRALALHPPPPHAPPGPAGSAEGEELPQQVRHLVVVPVARLNRASLRAMAYAASLGRPTLAVHIAPEEAEADRFREQWRAWGDHLRLETIVSPYRAVIGPLAHYLEALHTARPELTLTVIVPEVVLRRRRHRLLHSRAEQRLRAALRPLPGVVVTSVPVHVSH, from the coding sequence ATGGAGCCAGACCGGGACGACGCGGCGGAACAGGGCACCGTCGTCACCCCCTCGGCCGAGTTCCCGCCGCTCGGCGCCGAGGAGCGGGCCGCGCTCGGTCGCCTCGGCGCGCGCTGGCACGGCCCGCGCCGCGCCGACGACCTGCCGGTCGACCCGACGCTGGGCCGGCGCGACCACCGCCCGCGCCCGACCCGGTTCGGTCGGCTCACGCCGATCGACCTGTTCACCGTGGCGGAGCCGGACGAGCTGGTCGCCACCGGTCCGGCGCACCTGCCCGACGACCGGCGCGGCCGGGCGCTCACCCGGCTGCGCCGGAGCCTGGTCGGGCCGCCGCTGGCCAGCAGCTCCGTGCTCTACGAGCGGATGCGCAAGCTGGTCGCGCTGCCGGTGCTCTCGTCGGACCTGCTCAGCTCCGTGGCGTACGGGCCGGAGGCGATGCTCGCCGTGCTGGTGCTGGCCGGCGGCGCCGCGCTCGGGCTGGCCCTGCCGCTGGCCGCGCTGCTGGCGGTGCTGATGGTCGCGGTGGGTCTCTCCTACCGGCAGACCATCCCGGCCTACCCGCACGGCGCCGGGTCGTACATCGTCGCCGGGGACAACCTGGGGCGTACGCCGGGGCTGGCCGCGGCGGCCGGGCTGATGCTCGACTACGTGCTGACCGTGTCGGTGTCGGTGGCCGCCGGCGTGCACGCGGTCACCTCGGCGCTGCCCGGGCTCACCCGCTGGACCGTGCCGATCGGGGTGCTGGTGATCGCCGTGCTGCTCGCCGGCAACCTGCGCGGCGTACGCACCGCCGGCAACATCTTCGTGCTGCCCACGTACGCCTTCGTGGTGGTGCTGCTGGTGGTGCTGGCGGTCGGCTACGCGAAGGCCGCGGCCCGGGGTTTCGCGCCGGTGCCGCCACCGGCGGTGCCGGCCGCGGAAGGGCTGGGGCTGCTGCTGGTGCTGCGGGCGTTCTCCTCCGGCGCGGTGTCGATGACCGGCATCGAGGCGGTGTCGAACGCGGTGCCGGCGTTCCGCCCGACCGAGTGGCGCAACGCCCGCACCACGCTGGGCTGGATGGTCGCCATGCTGGTCACGCTCTTCGCCGGTCTGGTCGGGCTGATCCACCTCGACGGCCTGGTGCCCCGGGCGGACGAGACCGTGCTGTCCCAGCTCGGTCGGGTCACCTTCCCGACCGGCCCGTGGTACGCGATCCTCCAGGCCACCACCGCGCTGATCCTGCTGCTGGCGGCGAACACCGCGTTCAACGACTTCCCCCGGCTGCTGTTCTTCATGGCCCGCGACGGCCATGCCCCGCGTCGGTTCCTGCACATGGGCGACCGGTTGGCGTTCAGCAACGGCCTGGTGGCGCTGGCGCTCACCGCGCTGGTGGTCTTCGTCGCGTTCGGCGGGCACACCCAGTCGCTGATCCCGCTCTACGCGGTCGGTGTCTTCCTCGCCTTCACGCTGTCGCAGGCCGGCATGGTGGTGCACTGGCGGCGTCGCCGGGGGCGGGGCTGGCGTCGCCGGCTGGCGGTCAACGCGGTCGGCGCGACGCTGTCCGGGCTGGTGCTGCTGACCGCCGCGGTCGCCAAGTTCACCGAGGGCGCCTGGGTGGTGGTGGTCGCGGTGCCGCTGCTGGTGCTGCTCTTCCGGCGGATCCACGGGCACTACGCCACGGTGCACCGCGCGCTCGCGCTGCACCCGCCGCCCCCGCACGCGCCGCCCGGACCGGCCGGGTCCGCCGAGGGGGAGGAACTGCCCCAACAGGTACGTCACCTGGTGGTGGTGCCGGTGGCCCGGCTGAACCGGGCCTCGCTGCGGGCCATGGCGTACGCGGCGTCGCTGGGCCGGCCGACGCTGGCGGTGCACATCGCGCCGGAGGAGGCGGAGGCGGACCGGTTCCGGGAGCAGTGGCGGGCCTGGGGCGACCACCTGCGGCTGGAGACGATCGTGTCGCCGTACCGGGCGGTGATCGGGCCGCTGGCGCACTATCTGGAGGCGTTGCACACCGCCCGCCCGGAGCTGACGCTCACCGTGATCGTGCCGGAGGTGGTGCTGCGCCGGCGCCGGCACCGGTTGCTGCACAGCCGGGCCGAGCAGCGGCTGCGGGCGGCGTTGCGGCCGCTGCCCGGCGTGGTGGTCACCAGCGTCCCGGTGCACGTGTCGCACTGA
- a CDS encoding TetR/AcrR family transcriptional regulator, producing the protein MPKRVDHRERRALIADALMRVAAEQGLEAVSLRHVAAAADVSAGMVQHYFRTRDEMMTFALAVVSERNEARVGRAVGALGATPAPRALLRAMLAALLPLDEERRADGRVALAFLAYTAVRPAVAAALHEGTAALLAFVAGQIAAGSPLVADGRVDPERAAVGLLAVMEGLGVYVLGGHYPPETALAALDTQLDLIFGPDPAAGVVSRPESPALAT; encoded by the coding sequence ATGCCGAAGCGGGTCGACCACCGGGAGCGCCGGGCGCTCATCGCGGACGCGCTGATGCGGGTCGCGGCCGAGCAGGGGCTGGAGGCGGTCAGCCTGCGGCACGTGGCCGCCGCCGCCGACGTCAGCGCCGGGATGGTGCAGCACTACTTCCGTACCCGGGACGAGATGATGACGTTCGCGCTCGCGGTGGTGAGCGAGCGCAACGAGGCCCGGGTGGGCCGGGCGGTCGGGGCGCTCGGCGCGACACCGGCACCCCGTGCGCTGCTCCGCGCCATGCTGGCCGCGCTGCTGCCGCTGGACGAGGAGCGGCGGGCGGACGGGCGGGTGGCGCTGGCCTTCCTCGCGTACACCGCGGTCCGGCCCGCCGTCGCCGCCGCGCTGCACGAGGGCACGGCCGCGTTGCTCGCGTTCGTCGCCGGCCAGATCGCCGCCGGATCACCGCTCGTCGCGGATGGCCGGGTGGACCCGGAACGCGCGGCGGTCGGCCTGCTCGCCGTGATGGAGGGGCTCGGCGTGTACGTGCTCGGCGGGCACTATCCGCCGGAGACCGCGCTGGCCGCGCTCGACACCCAGCTCGACCTGATCTTCGGCCCCGACCCGGCGGCCGGCGTGGTCAGCCGCCCCGAAAGCCCGGCGCTGGCGACGTGA
- a CDS encoding acyl-CoA dehydrogenase family protein, with product MARLAQTPGLTDVQRSILETVREFADKEIIPHAQRLEHADEYPTDILDGMREMGLFGLTIDEEHGGLGESLLTYALVVEELSRGWMSISGIVNTHFIVAYLISQHGSADQKARLLPKMATGEVRGAFSMSEPECGSDVSAIKSKAVRDGDTYVLNGQKMWLTNGAYSSVVATLVKTDTGADSVYGNMSTFLLEKEPGFGETAPGLTIPGKIDKMGYKGVETTEMVLDGVTVPASAVLGGEDKVGRGFYQMMDGIEVGRVNVAARACGISIRAFELAVAYAQQRKTFGQPLARHQAIAFKLAEMGTKIEAAHSLMVNAARLKDAGQRNDVEAGMAKLLASEYCAEVVQEAFRIHGGYGYSKEYEIERLMREAPFLLIGEGTSEIQKTIISRGLLKEYKL from the coding sequence ATGGCTCGACTCGCCCAGACGCCCGGCCTGACCGACGTGCAGCGGTCGATCCTGGAAACCGTTCGGGAGTTCGCCGACAAGGAGATCATCCCGCACGCCCAGCGGCTGGAGCACGCCGACGAGTACCCCACCGACATCCTCGACGGGATGCGCGAGATGGGGCTGTTCGGCCTCACCATCGACGAGGAGCACGGCGGCCTCGGCGAGTCGCTGCTCACCTACGCGCTGGTGGTCGAGGAGCTGTCCCGGGGCTGGATGTCGATCTCCGGCATCGTCAACACCCACTTCATCGTGGCGTACCTGATCTCCCAGCACGGCTCGGCGGACCAGAAGGCCCGGCTGCTGCCGAAGATGGCCACCGGCGAGGTGCGCGGCGCGTTCTCCATGTCGGAGCCGGAGTGCGGCTCGGACGTCTCGGCGATCAAGTCGAAGGCGGTCCGCGACGGCGACACCTACGTGCTCAACGGGCAGAAGATGTGGCTGACCAACGGCGCGTACTCGTCGGTGGTGGCGACCCTGGTCAAGACCGACACCGGGGCCGACTCGGTCTACGGCAACATGAGCACGTTCCTGCTGGAGAAGGAGCCCGGCTTCGGCGAGACCGCGCCCGGCCTGACCATCCCCGGCAAGATCGACAAGATGGGTTACAAGGGCGTCGAGACCACCGAGATGGTGCTCGACGGCGTCACCGTGCCGGCCTCCGCCGTGCTCGGCGGCGAGGACAAGGTCGGCCGCGGCTTCTACCAGATGATGGACGGCATCGAGGTGGGCCGGGTCAACGTGGCGGCCCGCGCCTGCGGCATCTCGATTCGCGCGTTCGAGCTGGCCGTCGCGTACGCCCAGCAGCGCAAGACGTTCGGCCAGCCGCTCGCCCGGCACCAGGCGATCGCGTTCAAGCTCGCCGAGATGGGCACGAAGATCGAGGCCGCGCACTCGTTGATGGTCAACGCGGCCCGGCTCAAGGACGCCGGCCAGCGCAACGACGTCGAGGCCGGGATGGCCAAGCTGCTCGCCTCGGAATACTGCGCCGAGGTGGTGCAGGAGGCGTTCCGCATCCACGGCGGCTACGGCTACTCCAAGGAGTACGAGATCGAGCGCCTGATGCGCGAGGCGCCGTTCCTGCTGATCGGCGAGGGCACCTCGGAGATCCAGAAGACGATCATCTCCCGCGGCCTCCTCAAGGAGTACAAGCTGTAA
- a CDS encoding CoA-binding protein has protein sequence MRSAQQLLADSAVIAVVGASRDPGKAAHRVPLEMQRHGWRIIPVNPTVDELFGEKAYPTLADIPHPVDLVDVFRPARDAVEVVRQAVAIGAPAVWLQLGIVSAEARRIAEEAGVDYVEDRCLIVERAAAGLSRRR, from the coding sequence ATGCGTTCCGCCCAGCAGCTTCTCGCCGACTCCGCCGTGATCGCCGTGGTCGGGGCCTCCCGTGACCCGGGCAAGGCCGCGCACCGCGTACCACTGGAGATGCAGCGACACGGTTGGCGGATCATCCCGGTGAACCCGACGGTGGACGAGTTGTTCGGCGAGAAGGCGTACCCCACGCTGGCCGACATCCCGCACCCGGTCGACCTGGTCGACGTGTTCCGCCCGGCCCGGGACGCGGTCGAGGTGGTCCGGCAGGCGGTGGCGATCGGCGCCCCGGCGGTCTGGCTGCAGCTCGGGATCGTCTCCGCCGAGGCGCGCCGGATCGCCGAGGAGGCCGGTGTCGACTACGTCGAGGACCGCTGCCTCATCGTCGAGCGGGCCGCCGCCGGGCTCTCCCGTCGTCGCTGA
- a CDS encoding SDR family NAD(P)-dependent oxidoreductase has protein sequence MALDARGGRSRRDMSRPGSVRRPRAGEPAGGADQGRGEPLPETATMRLDGRVALVTGAGSADGIGYATARRLADLGARVAIVSTTRRIHERAGELGVTGFVADLTDESEVGALADAVAEQLGDVEVLVNNAGLASRASPEVLRPVAQLTYDEWRGEIDRNLTTAFLCSRAFINGMSERGWGRIVNLAATAGPVNALPTEAAYAAAKAGVVGLTRALAMEMIADGVTVNAVAPGIIHTAASTLAEIKQGHGTPVGRPGTPDEVAAAIAFLCSPAASYITGQMLVVDGGNSVREAQFR, from the coding sequence ATGGCACTTGACGCGCGTGGTGGTCGGTCGCGACGGGACATGAGCCGGCCGGGGTCGGTGCGCCGCCCGCGTGCCGGCGAGCCGGCGGGCGGCGCCGACCAGGGTCGGGGCGAGCCGCTCCCGGAGACCGCCACCATGCGGCTGGACGGCCGGGTCGCGCTGGTCACCGGCGCGGGCAGCGCGGACGGCATCGGCTACGCGACCGCCCGCCGGCTGGCCGACCTGGGCGCCCGGGTGGCGATCGTGTCGACCACCCGGCGGATCCACGAGCGCGCCGGTGAGCTGGGCGTCACCGGCTTCGTCGCCGACCTGACCGACGAGTCGGAGGTGGGCGCGCTGGCCGACGCGGTGGCCGAGCAGCTCGGCGACGTCGAGGTGCTGGTCAACAACGCGGGCCTGGCGAGCCGGGCCAGCCCGGAGGTGCTGCGGCCGGTGGCCCAGCTCACCTACGACGAGTGGCGCGGCGAGATCGACCGTAACCTGACCACCGCGTTCCTGTGCAGCCGCGCGTTCATCAACGGCATGTCCGAGCGCGGTTGGGGGCGGATCGTCAACCTGGCGGCCACCGCCGGCCCGGTCAACGCGCTGCCCACCGAGGCCGCCTACGCGGCGGCGAAGGCCGGTGTGGTCGGGCTGACCCGGGCGCTGGCGATGGAGATGATCGCCGACGGGGTGACCGTGAACGCGGTCGCGCCGGGCATCATCCACACCGCGGCGTCCACCCTGGCCGAGATCAAGCAGGGGCACGGCACGCCGGTGGGCCGGCCCGGCACGCCGGACGAGGTGGCCGCCGCCATCGCGTTCCTCTGCTCGCCGGCCGCGTCGTACATCACCGGGCAGATGCTCGTGGTCGACGGCGGCAACAGCGTGCGGGAGGCGCAGTTCCGCTGA
- a CDS encoding SDR family NAD(P)-dependent oxidoreductase: MEDLTERRIVVLTGASSGIGLAAAVELARRGDQVVLVGRDPARLRAAGERVRESCGEQPELFRADFAVLDDVRGLAERLRASYDRIDVLANNAGAIVLEPITTVDGFELSMQANHLAPFLLSNLLRDRVRRMVVTGSDAHRSGVLDPDDLNAALRHYRPFRAYGTSKQANILFTAEAARRWPELPAYVFHPGVVRTRFGTESRAVALAMRLLPFRSPEKGAETLVWLACQDPSRLTDGGYYADRKPHRPRPKAADPALAARLWATSAKAVGLDA, translated from the coding sequence GTGGAAGATCTCACTGAGCGTCGGATCGTGGTGCTCACCGGCGCCAGCTCCGGCATCGGGCTGGCCGCCGCCGTGGAGCTGGCCCGGCGCGGCGACCAGGTGGTGCTGGTCGGCCGGGACCCGGCCCGGCTGCGCGCCGCCGGGGAACGCGTGCGCGAGTCCTGCGGCGAGCAGCCGGAGCTGTTCCGCGCCGACTTCGCCGTCCTCGACGACGTACGCGGGCTCGCCGAGCGGCTGCGCGCCAGCTACGACCGGATCGACGTGCTGGCCAACAACGCCGGCGCGATCGTGCTCGAACCGATCACCACGGTCGACGGCTTCGAGCTGAGCATGCAGGCCAACCACCTCGCCCCGTTCCTGCTCAGCAACCTGCTGCGCGACCGGGTCCGGCGGATGGTGGTGACCGGCTCCGACGCCCACCGCAGCGGCGTGCTCGACCCGGACGACCTCAACGCCGCGCTGCGCCACTACCGCCCGTTCCGCGCGTACGGCACCAGCAAGCAGGCGAACATCCTGTTCACCGCCGAGGCGGCGCGGCGCTGGCCGGAGCTGCCGGCGTACGTGTTCCACCCCGGGGTGGTGCGCACCCGGTTCGGCACCGAGAGCCGGGCCGTGGCGCTCGCCATGCGGCTGCTGCCGTTCCGCAGCCCGGAGAAGGGCGCCGAGACGCTGGTCTGGCTCGCCTGCCAGGACCCGTCCCGGTTGACCGACGGCGGCTACTACGCCGACCGCAAGCCGCACCGGCCGCGCCCCAAGGCCGCCGACCCGGCGCTCGCCGCCCGTCTCTGGGCCACCAGCGCCAAGGCGGTCGGCCTGGACGCCTGA
- a CDS encoding intein-containing Rv2578c family radical SAM protein, whose product MRWDNLSAPPDEGTPDRAAPAAPPLPLALPGAIARTFDTPDFAGMTFYEVHAKSIINRVPGQSRVPFEWTVNPYRGCSHACTYCLAGDTPVLMADGRTRPISELAPGDRIYGTERRGAYRHYVVTTVLDKWSTVKPAHRVTLADGTTLVASGDHRFLTERGWKHVTGSMRGAARRPYLTTRNRLLGTGRFAVAPKRSTDYHRGYLHALVRHPERARRGVRLASTEAEALERAERFLADAGIAIERVAGRPARRSTVVRVARPVDADSLAELVRPLEEPTDDWRLGFLAGAFDAGGSCSRGVFRVGVADDGHRRLVADALDRFTFRWVLDGPGHRDTTAQLRLTGGLPERLRFFHLTDPAVTRKRSIEGAALKCAARLQVTAVEDLGLELPLWDITTGTGDFIANGVVSHNCFARNTHTYLDLDAGADFDRRVIVKVNAGELVRRELAAPRWRGAHVAMGTNVDCYQRAEGRYRLMPPILEALRDFANPFSILTKGTLLLRDLPLLRQAAEVTRVGLSYSVGFVDETLWRLAEPGTPSPRRRLDAVRRLTDAGFPVGVLMAPILPGLSDDEESIDATVAAIAASGATDVTPLALHLRPGAREWYARWLAREFPHLVPRYRQLYQAGAYAPQAYQREVTARVRMAARRHGLHRGEAGDNRRLPESPPDTPATEQLSLL is encoded by the coding sequence ATGCGCTGGGACAACCTCTCCGCTCCCCCGGACGAGGGGACTCCCGATCGGGCGGCGCCGGCGGCTCCACCCCTGCCGCTGGCGCTGCCCGGCGCGATCGCCCGCACGTTCGACACCCCCGACTTCGCCGGCATGACCTTCTACGAGGTGCACGCCAAGTCGATCATCAACCGGGTGCCGGGGCAGTCCCGCGTGCCGTTCGAGTGGACCGTCAATCCCTACCGCGGCTGCTCCCACGCGTGCACCTACTGCCTGGCCGGCGACACGCCGGTCCTGATGGCGGACGGGCGCACCCGGCCGATCAGCGAGTTGGCGCCCGGCGACCGGATCTACGGCACCGAGCGGCGCGGCGCCTACCGCCACTACGTCGTCACCACCGTGCTCGACAAGTGGTCGACGGTGAAGCCGGCCCACCGGGTCACCCTGGCCGACGGCACCACGCTGGTGGCCAGCGGAGACCACCGCTTCCTGACCGAGCGCGGCTGGAAGCACGTCACCGGCAGCATGCGGGGCGCCGCCCGCCGCCCCTACCTGACCACCCGCAACCGCCTGCTCGGCACCGGTCGGTTCGCCGTCGCGCCGAAGCGTTCCACCGACTACCACCGGGGCTACCTGCACGCGCTGGTCCGCCACCCCGAGCGTGCCCGCCGAGGCGTCCGGCTGGCCAGCACCGAGGCGGAGGCGCTGGAGCGCGCCGAGCGGTTCCTGGCCGACGCCGGCATCGCGATCGAGCGGGTCGCCGGCCGGCCGGCCCGCCGGTCCACCGTCGTCCGGGTGGCGCGGCCCGTCGATGCCGACAGCCTCGCCGAGCTGGTCCGCCCGCTGGAGGAGCCGACCGACGACTGGCGGCTCGGCTTCCTGGCCGGCGCGTTCGACGCGGGCGGCAGTTGCAGCCGGGGCGTGTTCCGCGTCGGCGTCGCCGACGACGGGCACCGCCGGCTGGTGGCGGACGCGCTCGACCGGTTCACCTTCCGGTGGGTGCTCGACGGTCCGGGCCACCGCGACACGACCGCCCAGCTCCGGCTGACCGGCGGCCTGCCGGAGCGGCTGCGCTTCTTCCACCTGACCGACCCGGCCGTCACCCGGAAGCGCTCGATCGAGGGCGCGGCGCTCAAGTGCGCGGCGCGGCTCCAGGTGACCGCCGTGGAGGACCTGGGCCTGGAGCTGCCGCTGTGGGACATCACCACCGGCACCGGCGACTTCATCGCCAACGGGGTGGTCAGCCACAACTGCTTCGCCCGCAACACGCACACCTACCTCGACCTCGACGCCGGCGCGGACTTCGACCGCCGGGTCATCGTCAAGGTCAACGCGGGTGAGCTGGTCCGGCGCGAGCTGGCCGCGCCGCGCTGGCGTGGCGCGCACGTCGCCATGGGCACCAACGTGGACTGCTACCAGCGGGCCGAGGGGCGCTACCGCCTGATGCCGCCGATCCTCGAGGCGCTGCGCGACTTCGCCAACCCGTTCTCGATCCTGACCAAGGGCACCCTGCTGCTGCGCGACCTGCCCCTGCTCCGCCAGGCCGCCGAGGTCACCCGGGTCGGGCTGTCCTATTCGGTGGGCTTCGTGGACGAGACGCTCTGGCGGCTGGCCGAGCCGGGCACGCCGAGCCCGCGCCGCCGGCTGGACGCGGTCCGCCGGCTGACCGACGCCGGCTTCCCGGTCGGGGTGCTGATGGCGCCGATCCTGCCCGGCCTCAGCGACGACGAAGAGTCGATCGACGCCACCGTGGCCGCGATCGCCGCCTCCGGGGCCACCGACGTGACCCCGCTGGCGCTGCACCTGCGACCCGGCGCCCGGGAGTGGTACGCGCGTTGGCTGGCCCGCGAGTTTCCCCACCTGGTGCCCCGCTACCGGCAGCTCTACCAGGCCGGCGCGTACGCGCCGCAGGCCTACCAGCGGGAGGTCACCGCACGGGTGCGGATGGCGGCGCGCCGGCACGGGCTGCACCGGGGCGAGGCCGGGGACAATCGCCGGCTGCCCGAGTCGCCGCCGGACACCCCGGCGACCGAACAGCTCTCCCTCCTCTAG
- a CDS encoding HAD family hydrolase, translating into MPRFHAVLFDFFGTLTQSVRRGAAHDVIAEQLGCSTEALVDVLDGSYYARASGFFGDAESTMRWVCAQVGVRPSDAAVRAAVASRHRAVRADTRLRPEAVPVLAALRRRGVRTGLVSDCTHELPAFLPQLAVAPLLDTRVFSVRLGRCKPDPALYLAACHRLGRAPADCLYVGDGGSQELTGAERVGLRAVRLAAPDLAGHMVFNADREWDGPVLTSLTGVLDLLDPVAVG; encoded by the coding sequence ATGCCCAGGTTCCACGCGGTGCTGTTCGACTTCTTCGGCACGCTGACCCAGAGCGTCCGGCGCGGAGCCGCCCACGACGTCATCGCCGAGCAGCTCGGCTGCTCCACCGAGGCCCTGGTCGACGTGCTCGACGGCAGCTACTACGCGCGCGCCAGCGGGTTCTTCGGTGACGCCGAGTCGACCATGCGCTGGGTCTGCGCCCAGGTCGGCGTGCGCCCCTCCGACGCCGCGGTCCGCGCCGCCGTCGCCTCCCGGCACCGGGCGGTACGCGCCGACACCCGGCTGCGCCCGGAGGCGGTGCCGGTGCTGGCCGCGCTGCGCCGCCGGGGCGTACGGACCGGGCTGGTCAGCGACTGCACGCACGAACTGCCGGCGTTCCTGCCCCAGCTCGCGGTCGCCCCGCTGCTCGACACCCGCGTCTTCTCGGTGCGCCTCGGCCGCTGCAAGCCGGATCCGGCGCTCTACCTGGCCGCCTGCCACCGGCTGGGCCGGGCCCCGGCCGACTGCCTCTACGTCGGCGACGGCGGCAGCCAGGAGCTGACCGGCGCGGAGCGGGTGGGCCTGCGCGCTGTCCGGCTGGCCGCGCCCGACCTCGCCGGCCACATGGTGTTCAACGCCGACCGCGAGTGGGACGGGCCGGTGCTGACCTCGCTCACCGGCGTGCTCGACCTGCTCGACCCGGTCGCCGTCGGGTAG
- a CDS encoding DUF4190 domain-containing protein, producing MTDEQPPSPYEPPSHGQPYGQPQYGQHQPQWGQQPPYAPQPPYGQYGPPGEPPRPRGTNVLAILSLVLAFVFAPAGIVCGHLAKRQIRQTGEEGDQLATWGLILGYVFTALGLLACCGWIGLALWANSDNNGY from the coding sequence GTGACCGACGAGCAGCCACCGTCGCCGTACGAGCCGCCGTCGCACGGCCAGCCGTACGGGCAACCGCAGTACGGCCAGCACCAGCCGCAGTGGGGCCAGCAGCCGCCCTACGCCCCGCAGCCGCCCTACGGGCAGTACGGCCCGCCCGGCGAGCCGCCGCGACCACGCGGCACCAACGTGCTCGCCATCCTGTCGCTGGTGCTCGCGTTCGTCTTCGCCCCCGCCGGCATCGTCTGCGGACACCTGGCCAAGCGGCAGATCCGGCAGACCGGCGAGGAGGGCGACCAGCTCGCCACCTGGGGGCTGATCCTCGGCTACGTGTTCACCGCGCTCGGCCTGCTCGCCTGCTGCGGCTGGATCGGCCTGGCGCTCTGGGCCAACTCCGACAACAACGGCTACTGA